A region of Cucurbita pepo subsp. pepo cultivar mu-cu-16 unplaced genomic scaffold, ASM280686v2 Cp4.1_scaffold002805, whole genome shotgun sequence DNA encodes the following proteins:
- the LOC111786792 gene encoding protein BOBBER 1-like: protein PNNGNGLDMENYCWTQTLQEVNINVPVPKGTKSRFVVCEIKKNHLKVGLKGQPPVIDGELYQIVKPDDCYWSIEDQSVISILLTKHNQMEWWKYLVKGEPEIDTQKVEPENSKLSDLDPETRQTVEKMMVCILIIYILSITLMI from the exons TTCCCAACAATGGTAATGGCCTTGATATGGAAAACTACTGTTGGACACAGACCCTCCAAGAGGTCAACATTAATGTACCAGTACCCAAAGGAACTAAGTCCAGGTTTGTGGTGTGTGAGATCAAGAAGAATCATCTCAAAGTTGGACTAAAGGGTCAACCACCAGTGATAGAT GGAGAGCTTTATCAGATTGTTAAGCCAGATGATTGTTATTGGAGCATAG AGGATCAGAGCGTCATCTCTATTCTATTGACCAAGCACAACCAAATGGAGTGGTGGAAGTATTTAGTTAAGGGGGAACCTGAGATTGATACTCAGAAGGTTGAACCTGAGAACAGCAAACTGTCTGATTTGGATCCAGAGACACGGCAAACAGTTGAAAAGATGATG